In Xanthomonas theicola, a single genomic region encodes these proteins:
- a CDS encoding cell wall hydrolase — MKLAWILWLSQLLPQPAADSLCLSTTVYLEARDQTLRGQQAVAEVALRRLDSGLWGTSMCQVVTARKQFAPGLVKPGTELKNDDAWADAVDVAFAAERNWALPQGQRKEIVPGASHFAAHAIARPSWRNAYQVATIGDHTFYRVQKLRPRDAS; from the coding sequence ATGAAACTGGCCTGGATACTCTGGCTGTCGCAGCTGTTGCCGCAACCGGCCGCCGATTCGCTGTGCCTGAGCACCACCGTGTACCTGGAAGCACGCGACCAGACGCTGCGCGGCCAGCAGGCGGTCGCCGAAGTCGCGCTGCGGCGCCTGGACAGCGGCCTGTGGGGTACCTCGATGTGCCAGGTGGTCACCGCGCGCAAGCAGTTCGCGCCCGGCCTGGTGAAGCCCGGCACCGAACTGAAGAACGACGATGCCTGGGCCGATGCGGTCGATGTCGCCTTCGCCGCCGAGCGCAACTGGGCGCTGCCGCAGGGCCAGCGCAAGGAGATCGTGCCCGGCGCCAGCCACTTCGCCGCGCATGCGATCGCCCGCCCGAGCTGGCGCAACGCCTACCAGGTCGCGACGATCGGCGACCATACGTTCTACCGCGTGCAGAAACTGCGGCCGCGCGACGCATCCTGA
- a CDS encoding MFS transporter, translated as MQWTQQPVSPLPSLPPAALAAYALAHFGKSLLWYASELLLLYSLTEHAGLGAAAAGLVLALGLLASAAIGLGAGWRLRRHLRAVAGSGRLQWLGLATAALALLLAFAAPLLPASLRLGYVLVVSLQFRIAYAACDVAQNTLLSLVHWPWHGHDGASALRLAGSGVAALLVSAVVGAVLARGAGGAAFVLQASTLLAAVAVLCAWRLHRVLQRHAAPAPAAMPPGAPASAAPAPSWRAIPWQPLALIAAVSLTLPAFTKLAPYVAAYGLLSPGWGSAVLVAYALGAVLVQPLAVRLGRRHAPRQRLAWLGTALLLSAPLFALALPARPQLSVLAAACIGAIGGGGGQLVWAWHAQQTAKRAVAQQPLCFAALSASAQVALAAGIAVIGLLLGAVDYRADDGRLLRWAMAAGPLACGALCLLLALLSAPRPVPASGMGRAVPVQGRGRPTPGDVRP; from the coding sequence ATGCAATGGACCCAACAGCCCGTTTCCCCGCTGCCGTCGCTGCCACCGGCGGCGCTGGCGGCTTATGCCTTGGCGCATTTCGGCAAGAGCCTGCTGTGGTACGCCAGCGAATTGCTGCTGCTGTATTCACTGACCGAGCACGCCGGGCTGGGGGCGGCGGCGGCCGGACTGGTACTGGCGCTGGGCCTGCTGGCCAGTGCGGCGATCGGCCTCGGCGCCGGCTGGCGCTTGCGCCGGCACCTGCGCGCGGTGGCCGGTAGCGGGCGCCTGCAATGGCTGGGGCTGGCCACGGCGGCGCTGGCGCTGCTGCTGGCGTTCGCCGCGCCGCTGCTGCCGGCGTCGCTTCGGCTGGGCTACGTGTTGGTGGTCAGCCTGCAGTTCCGCATCGCCTATGCCGCCTGCGATGTGGCGCAGAACACCTTGCTGAGTCTGGTGCACTGGCCGTGGCACGGCCACGACGGCGCCAGCGCGCTGCGCCTGGCCGGCAGCGGCGTCGCCGCGCTGCTGGTCAGCGCGGTGGTCGGCGCGGTCCTGGCGCGCGGCGCCGGCGGCGCGGCCTTCGTCCTGCAGGCCAGCACGTTGCTGGCCGCGGTGGCGGTGCTGTGCGCATGGCGCCTGCACCGCGTGCTGCAGCGTCATGCCGCGCCCGCGCCGGCCGCCATGCCGCCCGGCGCGCCTGCATCTGCCGCGCCGGCCCCGTCCTGGCGCGCGATCCCGTGGCAGCCGCTGGCGCTGATCGCCGCGGTGTCGCTGACCCTGCCCGCCTTCACCAAGCTGGCGCCGTACGTGGCCGCCTACGGTCTGCTGTCGCCGGGCTGGGGCAGCGCGGTGCTGGTCGCCTATGCGCTGGGCGCGGTGTTGGTGCAGCCGCTGGCCGTGCGGCTGGGCCGACGCCATGCGCCGCGGCAGCGCCTGGCCTGGCTCGGCACCGCACTGCTGCTGAGCGCGCCGCTGTTCGCGCTGGCGCTGCCGGCGCGGCCGCAGCTGAGCGTGCTGGCGGCCGCGTGCATCGGCGCGATCGGCGGCGGCGGCGGCCAGTTGGTCTGGGCCTGGCATGCGCAGCAGACCGCCAAGCGCGCGGTCGCCCAGCAGCCACTGTGCTTCGCCGCGTTGAGCGCCAGCGCGCAGGTGGCGCTGGCCGCTGGCATCGCGGTGATCGGACTGCTGCTGGGCGCGGTGGACTACCGCGCCGACGATGGCAGGCTGCTGCGCTGGGCGATGGCGGCCGGCCCGCTGGCCTGCGGCGCGCTGTGCCTGCTGCTGGCGCTGCTGTCCGCACCGCGGCCTGTGCCCGCAAGCGGGATGGGCCGCGCCGTGCCCGTGCAAGGGCGCGGCAGGCCGACACCAGGGGATGTGCGCCCGTGA
- a CDS encoding NADPH-dependent 2,4-dienoyl-CoA reductase, whose translation MSPASAQSDPSSVAYPHLFAPLDLGFTQLRNRVLMGSMHTGLEDRARDFPKLAAYFAERAAGGAGLIVTGGFAPNVVGWLKPFGGKLSWPWEVRPHRQVTRAVHAHGAKICLQLLHAGRYAYHPLSVAPSQLKAPINPFTPRALSARGVERQIGAYARAARLAREAGYDGVEVMGSEGYLINEFVAPRSNRRDDAWGGDAARRMRFAVEIVRRIRAACGPDFIIIYRLSLVDLVEDGSDWLEIVAQAQAIEAAGATLINSGIGWHEARVPTIAASVPRAAFAGVTAKLKPHVRVPLIASNRINMPDVAERILAGGGADMVSLARPLLADPQWPDKARRGQAQAINTCIACNQACLDHVFENKTASCLVNPRAAAETDLNYLPTAAPKRIAVVGAGPAGLACASVAAARGHRVTLFDSAAEIGGQFNLAKRIPGKEEFHETLRYFRHTLAAGDVDLRLQTTADAALLAGFDEVVLATGIVPRAVDFPGADHPNVVSYLDVLRGRVTAADKVAIIGAGGIGFDVGEFLTHAGESTALDPARWMAEWGVDPQFEARGALRRPQPTPPARTLWLLQRSPGRPGARLGKTTGWIHRATLKAKDVTMLGGVEYLGMDDAGLRIRVDGVEQRLPVGTVVICAGQEPRRELHAALRAAGRSAHLIGGADVAAELDAKRAIAQGSRLAAQL comes from the coding sequence ATGTCGCCCGCCTCCGCCCAGTCCGATCCGTCCTCCGTCGCCTATCCGCATCTGTTCGCCCCGCTCGACCTGGGCTTCACCCAGCTGCGCAACCGGGTGCTGATGGGCTCGATGCATACCGGCCTGGAGGATCGCGCGCGCGACTTTCCCAAGCTGGCCGCGTATTTCGCCGAGCGCGCCGCCGGCGGCGCCGGACTGATCGTCACCGGCGGCTTCGCGCCGAACGTGGTCGGCTGGCTGAAGCCGTTCGGCGGCAAGCTGTCGTGGCCGTGGGAAGTGCGCCCGCACCGGCAGGTGACCCGCGCGGTGCACGCGCACGGCGCCAAGATCTGTCTGCAGCTGCTGCATGCCGGACGCTACGCCTACCACCCGCTGTCGGTGGCGCCGTCGCAGCTGAAGGCGCCGATCAATCCGTTCACGCCGCGCGCGCTGTCCGCACGCGGGGTCGAGCGCCAGATCGGCGCCTATGCGCGTGCCGCGCGGCTGGCGCGCGAGGCCGGCTACGACGGCGTGGAAGTGATGGGCTCGGAAGGCTATCTGATCAACGAATTCGTGGCGCCGCGCAGCAACCGCCGCGACGATGCCTGGGGCGGCGATGCGGCCAGGCGCATGCGCTTCGCGGTGGAGATCGTGCGCCGCATCCGCGCCGCCTGCGGGCCGGACTTCATCATCATCTACCGGCTGTCGCTGGTGGACCTGGTCGAGGACGGCAGCGACTGGCTCGAAATCGTGGCGCAGGCGCAGGCGATCGAAGCGGCCGGCGCGACGCTGATCAATTCCGGCATCGGCTGGCACGAGGCGCGCGTGCCCACGATCGCCGCCTCGGTGCCGCGCGCTGCGTTCGCCGGCGTCACCGCCAAGCTCAAGCCGCACGTGCGGGTGCCGCTGATCGCCAGCAACCGCATCAACATGCCCGACGTGGCCGAGCGCATCCTCGCCGGCGGCGGCGCCGACATGGTGTCGCTGGCGCGGCCGCTGCTGGCCGATCCGCAATGGCCGGACAAGGCGCGGCGTGGCCAGGCGCAGGCGATCAACACCTGCATCGCCTGCAACCAGGCGTGCCTGGACCACGTGTTCGAGAACAAGACCGCCAGTTGCCTAGTCAATCCGCGCGCGGCCGCCGAGACCGACCTGAACTACCTGCCCACGGCGGCGCCCAAGCGCATCGCCGTGGTCGGCGCCGGCCCGGCCGGGCTGGCCTGCGCCAGCGTGGCCGCCGCACGCGGCCACCGCGTGACCCTATTCGACAGCGCCGCGGAGATCGGCGGGCAGTTCAACCTGGCCAAGCGCATTCCCGGCAAAGAGGAATTCCACGAGACGCTGCGCTACTTCCGTCACACGCTCGCCGCCGGCGACGTGGACCTGCGCCTGCAGACCACCGCCGATGCGGCGCTGCTGGCCGGCTTCGACGAGGTCGTGCTGGCCACCGGCATCGTGCCGCGCGCGGTCGATTTCCCCGGCGCCGACCACCCCAACGTGGTCAGCTATCTCGACGTGCTGCGGGGCCGGGTGACGGCCGCGGACAAGGTCGCGATCATCGGCGCCGGCGGCATCGGCTTCGATGTCGGCGAGTTCCTGACGCATGCCGGCGAATCGACCGCGCTGGATCCGGCGCGGTGGATGGCCGAATGGGGCGTGGATCCGCAGTTCGAGGCGCGCGGCGCGTTGCGCAGGCCGCAGCCGACGCCGCCGGCGCGCACGCTGTGGCTGCTGCAGCGCAGTCCCGGCCGCCCCGGCGCGCGGCTGGGCAAGACCACCGGCTGGATCCACCGCGCCACGCTCAAGGCCAAGGACGTGACCATGCTCGGCGGGGTCGAGTACCTGGGCATGGACGATGCCGGGCTGCGCATCCGCGTGGACGGCGTCGAGCAGCGGCTGCCGGTCGGCACCGTGGTGATCTGCGCGGGCCAGGAACCGCGCCGCGAGCTGCACGCTGCGCTGCGGGCGGCGGGCCGCAGCGCGCACCTGATCGGCGGCGCCGACGTCGCCGCGGAACTGGACGCCAAGCGCGCCATCGCCCAGGGCAGCCGGCTGGCGGCGCAGCTGTAG